Proteins from a single region of Phalacrocorax carbo chromosome 25, bPhaCar2.1, whole genome shotgun sequence:
- the MRPL45 gene encoding large ribosomal subunit protein mL45, with product MAAAMKAGLGRLGLRVRWQNVESVLRPAGAAPACLVVPVRTKKRHFVPEWARELSPKEKEKRLKSLGTVFPEERIERTFYLACTADIIDPYIPPEGDARLTSLSKDGLKQKMEKLKQTASSQLALRKIKDHEPDFSTKTFPQKAQEIFIEAHNCLANFNKQKLHSLVTERCYPEMVRGNRYKTIRWSFVESLEPPRVVHVRCDSFVNRGNLYGQVTVRMHTRQILAIYDRFGRLMYGGEQVPKDVLEYVVFERYLVNPYGTWRMHGKIVPEWAPPKEPIVKTVMIPGPTLDPSQEYEEMK from the exons ATGGCGGCCGCCATGAAGGCGGGCCTGGGCAGGCTGGGCCTGCGGGTGCGCTGGCAG AATGTGGAGTCTGTGCTCCGTCCTGCTGGAGCGGCTCCAGCCTGTCTTGTTGTCCCAGTGAGAACGAAGAAGAGGCATTTTGTCCCTGAATGGGCCAGAGAACTGTCTCCtaaagagaaggagaagagaCTCAAGTCTTTGGGGACAGTATTTCCTGAGGAACGCATAGAACGGACGTTCTACTTGGCCTGCACAG cTGATATTATAGACCCTTATATCCCTCCTGAGGGCGACGCCCGCTTGACTTCCCTATCCAAAGATGGGCTGAAGCAAAAGATGGAGAAGCTGAAGCAGACTGCCTCCTCCCAGCTAGC TCTGCGGAAGATCAAAGATCACGAACCGGATTTCAGCACTAAAACCTTCCCACAGAAGGCGCAGGAGATATTTATTGAAGCTCACAATTGCCTGGCAAA TTTTAACAAACAGAAGCTTCACTCCCTGGTGACGGAGCGCTGCTACCCA gaAATGGTCCGTGGGAACAGGTACAAGACCATCCGGTGGAGTTTTGTGGAGTCGCTGGAGCCTCCGAGAGTGGTTCACGTTCGATGCGACAGCTTTGTGAATCGAGGCAACCTGTACGGCCAGGTGACGGTGCGGATGCACACGCGGCAG ATTCTGGCAATCTATGACCGCTTTGGGCGGCTGATGTATGGTGGGGAGCAGGTGCCCAAGGATGTTTTGGAGTACGTCGTGTTTGAGAGGTACTTGGTCAACCCATACGGCACGTGGAGGATGCACGGCAAGATTGTTCCAGAGTGGGCTCCACCGAAGGAGCCCATTGTTAAG ACTGTGATGATTCCTGGCCCAACCTTGGATCCCTCACAAGAGTATGAAGAAATGAAGTAG